Genomic DNA from uncultured Methanospirillum sp.:
CGTTCCTTGTCCTCGGAGTTATTCAACTGCGTTCAATGATCAAAAAAGACAGGGACAATCTCCCGCTCCTTGGCGTATGCGGAGCATTCATCTTCATACTCTCTGCCCTCAAACTCCCGTCGGTTACCGGCAGTTGCTCACATCCGACCGGAACCGGACTCTCGACCATGTGTTTCGGGGTCTTCATCACCTCGATCATTGGTGCGATCGTGCTGCTATTCCAGTCACTCTTTCTTGCTCACGGTGGCCTGTCCACGATGGGAGCAAACATGGTCTCAATGGCCATCGGTGGTCCCATTGCCGGATATGCCCTGTACAGGATTCTAAAAGACACATCAGTCAATATCTACGTCACGGTCTTCATTGTATCAGCAGTTGCCGATCTGGTGACATATATCATCACTTCACTGGAACTTGCCCTTGCATACCCAGCAGCAGCCGGTGGGGTTGCTGCTTCATTCGGAGCATTCTTTGCAATCTTTGCAGTAACACAGATACCTCTCTCAATCGTTGAAGGCTGCGTCCTTGCCCTGGTCTTTAAGTATATCGTATCGCTGAAACCCGATATTCTGATCAGACTAAATGTCTTCTCTGAGGAACAGATTGCACAGGCACAGAAACAGGATGCCACCTCAGTCCAGACCGGAGTGTAACCATGATCACGAACTATAAACTTGAAATCATCACCCTCATCGTTGTTCTTGGATTCATCGCGGTGTTTCTCTCGGTAAGTTCAGGCGGAGAGCATGAGTTCAGCGGATCAGATGATGTCGGATCAGAGATGATCTCTGAACTGACCGGAAATCCGGTAGAATCATACAAACCGCTGATTCCGCAGTACGAACCACCATCTGGAGAGATTGAGGCAACCCTCTTCGCACTTCAGTGTGCCTTTGGAGCACTGGTTCTCGGCATCATCTTCGGGTACTGGCTCGGTCAGAGAAAAAATTCACCAATCACCTGATTAAAGACAGAATCGAACCTGATTCCATCACACACATGTGTGTGTTGAGAAAGAAACGATCCAGAAATCAAATTTTTTTCCTGGGATCACGTATCCTCTGGTTCACCTCATCGATGATCATTCCTCCGTTCATCGGTCCCGATGACGTTCACGGTTCCTGCACTGAAAAATATCTTACTTCTTCTGTTCACCAATGCTGTGCTGATTGCCAATCATACACACCAGCCGGTTGTAGTAAGATTCTGACATAGATCACAGGATTCAAACCTTCAAGAAAAAAAGATGTACATACATGCCGGTGCAGAACGATGAATTCTGTCAGTGTTTAGTGGTAAAATCCAAAGGATTTTCCCTGGCAATTTTCATAGCATTCGCTATTATTCTGGAGTTTATTGTTCACTATACACTACAGATCTCTATCGTCTATACTCACCTCTTTTATCTCATAATTATCATTGCAGCCATCTGGTTCCAGCGAAAGGCAGTATTGATAGCGATATTTTTCGGACTTCTTCACATTGGCGTTACGTATCTCGTTCTGGGATATATATCAGCGGATTCAGTCTTCAGGGCGTGTATCCTCTGTATGATAGCGTATATCGTAGGATCACTTGTCAGATGCCTGAATGAATATAGGGAAGAGGAAGTTCTTGAGAAAGAAGAACTGAAAAAGACACAGGATGCGTATCAGACCGCAAACAAGAAACTGAATATCCTCTCAAGCATTACGAGACATGATATTTTAAACCAGTTAACAGCTCTTCTCGGATATCAGGAGATTGCCAGAGAGATGTGCAGTGATGCATCTCTTCTGGAAATTATGAAGAAAGAACAGCATGCAGCAGATGCTATCAGACGACAGATAGAGTTCACACGACATTATCAGGATATTGGAATTCGATCACCAGTCTGGCATAATATCAGTGAAGTCGTACAAAAGATCAGATCTACCTTTCAATACGAGAGCATTTCTATCGATATTGCCGGTATTTCATCACCTCCGATAGAGATCTATGCAGATCCCCTTTTCCCGCTTATCTGTGAGAATCTGATTGATAACTCGATCAGGCATGGTGAACATGTAACAAAGATTCTCTTCTCATCTGAACAGACCGGATTTGAGCTCATCCTTATCTACCAGGACAATGGAGTCGGGATCTCCCCAGATGAGAAAGCGAAAATATTCAACCGTGGATTCGGTAAACACACAGGAATGGGTCTGTTTCTCACTCAGGAGATCCTGGCGATTACCGATCTTTCAATACGAGAGACTGGTGAGCAGGGAAAAGGGGTCAGGTTTGAGATATTCGTGCCTGCAGGCTCATTCCGGTTTGTGAACAGTGAAAAGAACCCAACAACAATCCCTGATCAAGGATGATCTCAGTTTCATAGGCTCGAGATAGTTCGGTTCGGTTTCCATAGGGAACAGGTTTATTCATCTCATATGAGAGAAGGAGTTGGACCAGAATACTATCTACCACATTCCTTATCCCTCCCCAGGATGGATACACTATCATGGTCGTCTCCTTTATTCCACAGCAGGTCGGGCTGGCATACGCCCTTATTGCAATTCCGGTCATCATCTATCTGTACCGATCAGGGAGATTCACCGCTCCGGTGCAGATGATCCTCCTCGTCCTCTCTACCCTCTTCGGGTTCCTCGTTTTCGCCCCGGTCGCCCCTTACCAGTTTCAACAGGTCCTTCTCGGGGAAGTCCGTCAGCTTGGAATGCCTCTTTCAGCGGTACTGTTCTTCCTCATCCTGTTCATCGCGGTCACAATTCTTGCAGGAAGGGTATACTGCAGTAGTGTCTGCCCCATCGGAGCAATCCAGGAGTTATTGTCAAAGGCCCCGGTTCCTAAACTCTCTCTCCCCTACAAGCGGGCAGTACTGGGTGTTCATCTGATCATCGGCGGAATATTTGCCGGGTATGCCCTGCTCCTTTCAACATGCCTGTTCAAATGCATGGGAATACGATCATTCTTCTTCCTTGATCTCTCTTCTGAATGGTTCTGGTTGTTTGCAGTACTGATGGCTCTCGGACTCTTCGTGTACCGCCCGTTCTGCAGATTTATCTGTCCTTACGGCCTGATTCTCACCGCAGGATCATACCTCTCACTCTACAGACTAAGCCGGACCGATGCCTGCATTGAATGCGGGAAATGCGAACAGGTATGTCCTACCCAGGAGGCATTCAGGAACAGTACCAAGTCTGAATGCTTTCTCTGCGGCCGGTGTACAACGGTGTGCCCGGTGTCCGGAGCACTTGTGTATGCAAATCACCGCAAGAGTGAGGAATATCGATAGTGGTTCTCAACTAAGAATCCAAATGAAAAAAATGAGAGGTCAGAGAAATGAAACCTCTCTGATGATATTCTGACAAATAGTCAGAAGAGATTCATCATGAACCAGGAGGTTCGATCCTATTTCGGAGTGATCTGATAGTGTTTCCTGATAAAATCCAGCACTTTTTCGGATTCACTCCATCTGGTATCCAGTTGGGAAATACTATCATCAATGATCTCAATCTGTTCCTGTATTTTTTTGCCTGCCTCCCCATCAAAGTGGATCTCAGATAAGGCCATGATTATTGTTAGAGGATTTCGGATGTTATCATTGAGATAGGCCATCTGGGCAAGGTTCTGTTGTATCTAATCAAGCAGACTTGTCGTCTCCTTCTCCAGTTCTTTTCTCATGGTCAAATCTTCACCTGATGAGAGGGTACCGATGATCTGACCGACAGGGGTCTTAATAATTGTATTCACCCATGAGATCAGGATCCGCTTTCCTCCACGGGTGATTATCTCATTCTCTGAGGATGAGTACATCTCATCAGCCCCATCCATGAGGGAAATGAAGGTTTCACGAACGGATTCTCTCATATCAGGGGGAACAAATGAATCAAACCAGTCCTGTCCGATGATATCATCGACAGATCCCCCAAGCATCTCTGCTCCTTTCCGGTTTATGAGCACGACGGTTCCATCATGGGAGAGGGCCACGATCATGACTTCTGCAATGTTGAGGTACTGTTCAGCCCGGTCTCTCTCGATCCTGATGACCTCTTCGATCCGTTTCTGCTCAGAGATGTCAACAATGCTTCCGATCATCCTGGCCGGTCTTCCGGTTTCATCCCATGCAACGACCGAACCACGATCCATTACCCACTTCCATGACTCATCTGATCTCTTCAGCCGGGTCTCAATCCTCCAGTGACTGGTCTTTCCAGATATGTGCTCATTCAGGGAAGCGAGCGTTCTCTCTTTATCTGCCGGGTGTATTCGTGACTCCCAGGACTCATAGACTGGTTCGATATGATCCTCATCGAGAATACTGGCAAATGCAGGGCTGAAATACACCACCCCGGTCAGCATGTTCCAGTCCCATAACCCATCAGAGGTCGCCTCCATGGCAAGTCTGAACTTCTCTTCGCTTGCTTTGAGTTCCTCCTCCATCAGTCTCTTATCGGTGACATCGGTATAAATCGAGACGACCTCCCCGATGGGAAGCCTGAATAAACATGTGTCATAATATCCGACTGTTCCATCACCTCTCCTCACCTCTGCCTGATAGGAGACCGGTCTGGTGCTTTTTTGCGTTTCCAAAAGCCGTGGAACCAGATTACTGTCATGAATAACCAAATGATCATCAGTTAGTGTTCGTCCGATAACATCTGACTTCTCTCTCTGTTCGTACCCAAGAGCCGTGCTGTTGATATCTTTTATCAAATAATCGGCATCACTCGCTCCTGCTGCGGTAACCCCATAGATGGCAGAACCACTCGGCATGGTATCAAAGACACCACGGAAAAGTGCTTCTTTCTTCTGCAGTTGCTCCTGACCCTCTTTATTCATCTGGGAGAGGATGGTGATAACGGCGGCTATCAGAATAAAGATGAATACCCTGACCAATGCCTGCAGTAAAACCATTGAATCATGTGAGTAGGAGATGATAAGAAAAAAAGATGAACGAGAGTACAACTGAAAAGAACAGCCCTGTTCTCTGATAAAATGTACAGGCAATAAGGATAGGAAAGTAAAACAGGTTTTGAAAGACTATGGAGATACCCATCTGGAGAAAGTAGAGGCTGACTCCCAGACTAATGATGGTTGTAATGACCAGGGCAACAAATGGCCATTTTTTCAGATAGGGGCGACTCATGGAAGTACCAGACAGGGTCATCAGATCACACTCGGATCATTCAAAGATACCGTGAGTAAGGATTATTTTGGTATCATTTATCTCTGACGGTTTGGCAGATTACGAGCGGGATAATATGGCATTCAGATCTTCCATGAGTGCCTTTGCTGAGCGATACCGGTCATGCGGATCTGATGCAAGGCATCTCTGCAGAACCGGAAGAATTTCAGCACCTTCCCGCTGCAAAAACACCGGTTCAGATCCTAAAGGGAACTCTGCCCTGCCGGTCAGAAGCTCTGTAAAGACCATCCCAATCTGCCAGATGTCTGTTCCGTATCCACAACCGGGATTGGGCAGATTCTGTTCTGGTGCTGCATACCGCGGAGAAAAACCTGATACTGACCACCTGGATGAGCCTGACCTGGCAAGCCCCCAGTCAGTCAGTCTTGGGACATTGTCCTGCGTGAGAAGGATATTGGATGGTTTGATGTCACAATGGGCCACACCCCGGTCATGGGCATAGATAAGGGCTGACACCAGGCTTGTGATGATCTGCAGAGCCTGCGGGACCGGTAGCGGCTTTTCTAGATCTGCCAGTGTTGCAGGAAGGTACTCGATCTCAATATACGGGACCGGGAGGATGTTTGTTGAGAGCACTTGAGCAATATGGGGGTGCTCAAGATCTTTCCATACACTGATCTCCTGCATAAATGACATTCCAGTCTGTTCATCATCTCTTCGAGGGACCTTGACAACTACAGGAAGATCATCACTGATCCGCTCTGCATACCATATCATTCCAATACCCCCTTCGGTGAGGAGTCTGACATTGCGGTACCGGTCTGCCGGAAGGGGAAAGGATGAGCCGGATCCGTCTTTCTTATCCGGTTCCATCAAATGCCGTTTCCTGACCGGTTCTGTGACTCCATAGACTCCCAGAAGAAACGAGAGTATCAAAGAGATGGAAACAAGTGAGGGGACCGGATAGACTGATTGTAGTAGGTTTGAATACTGACGGACAAAGAAGAAAAGACCGAGCGTCAAGGTCGAGGAGATGATCATACCGAGCCCAACCGCCATGATCAGATGCCAGTGAAGACGGGACCGGTACAGGGATGCCAGATGAACGATAATCAGCAGGAAGAAGAGGAGGTAAATGAGAGGTAGTGATACCGTCGAACCGCCCATGCCTGCATTCACTCCACCCATAGGACCACCCATCCCGCCATACCGGCGATCCGGTGCTGAGACAAGGAGGAGGATCAAAACCAGATATGATCCTGCAAGCAGGAGGCTGAGGACCTGAAGAATCAGGCTCTTCACCCCTGTTCTCCGGTGCAGTTCAGGGTCTGCAGGAAAAATTGTTGTCTTCATAACCAGTAGTCTATCAGGGTTTTCCGGACAGGTACAGGAAGCTTGCTCCCAGTGATCCTGGTGAGAGTTCGATCAGGTCTTCATTAGTGAGGGGGACCGGCTCATGTGGGACAGGCTTTCCGTTCACGTATGTTCCCCCTTTGCTGTTCCCATCCTCGATGGTCCACACACCAGACTTCTTGCGCAGCCATGCATGGGGCCGGGACGCCCGGCTTACGGATCTATACTCATCTCCAAGGATGATAACCGGCTCGGTGACGAGAACCTCCTCTCCTTCCTCACTCCTGCCAATCCGGTACATCTCGCTCTTCAACTCATATCTGCGTCCGCTATCAGGCCCGTTGGTCAGTGAGAGTGAAGGGCCTTTTCCAGGCATTATATCTATGAGCCCCTTCTTTGCGGTCTCGATTCGATCTGATAATCCTGACAACCCTGAACCTGAAACCGAGGTGAAGAGAGCAAGGTTGCGGGTTGCCTGATCCAGGCCTCCCGGGATGAGAGAGTAGTAGAAGACCGGCTGTCCATGGTTTGATGGATCATCAGAGACACCGATCTCTTTTCGTATCAGACCAAGGGAGAGAAGCCGGGTCAGATGTTTCTTTGTATTTTCGTAACTGGTGGAGATCTCATGGGCAACCTGTCTGACTGTCCTGGGTCTGGTTCCCATAAATGACAACATCTGAAGTCTGACCGGACTTGCCAGGACATCGAGGTATTCTGAGAGTTCAGCGATGAACTCAGGGTCTGATCCTGAAAGGATCGTCCGGTCATGAGAATTATCAGATGATATGTCATTCACCTCTGTTGTTGATTGGTCTCTTCATCATATCATCTCTACCCCTGATAACCACCAGGTTCAGAGGGTGAACAGATCCCATTTTGGGCGTTTATATTGTACCCCGTGATATGTGTGTCTATGCACCGCTAAAGCGGGTGACACAACATGAAAGCAATAGTAATAGTTCTTATTGTGGGCCTTATCGCCCTCGCAACCATCCTTCCGGCATCAGCAGCCGGACAGAATGGAAACACAAAGATGCTGCAGAACGGATCAGGATCAGCAGACACCGGGGTATGCCCGAACCCGGACTGCCCACAGACTGATTGTCCAAACAACCAGACTCCACCCCGTGACGGGACCGGGATGAAGTACGGAAGAGATCTGACTACGTGAGATCGGTGAGATGATGAACCAAAAAACCCTTACGATAGTTGGGATCAGTGTCATTGCTGTTCTGGTAATTCTGGTTGTAGCCCTTCCGGTATCAGGGGCAGGAAAAATGGGTCCGCAGGACGGAACTGGAAATCAGGTTGGCTACCACGCGTACCAGAATAATGCAGGCCAGCAGGGCGGGTCAGGGAGTGGATCCTGTATCCGTGAAGACTGTCCGAACAACGGAAATGCACCAAGGGACGGCACCGGTATGAAGTATGGCCAGTCCGGCGGAAGCAGATGCGGGCATTCGGGCTCAGGTGGGCAGGACTGCGGCCACAGATTCAGGGGTTAAACCAAATCCCGGGGTGTGAACACCCGGGTTTGGTCCCCCACAGGCAGGATTCGGCGCTTCCTTTAGGCGAAACACTCCGGCGAATGAGGTGAATAAACCACATTTTTTCCAGAGAATCCATATCTTGGTATCTTCCATCAGGATATGGAGAGTTATTTTTCTTCGAAGTGACCTGAAAAGAAGAGATGAAGATACGACTCTTCACCATCACAGTCTGTACGAATCCCTCCTGAAAATATTTGGGAAAATTCCAGACAACGATCAGGAGTTTTTCTCAAGTGATTGTGTCTTCCGAGTTACGGGCAAAAACAGTCCCAAATTCGTTTCCCATTTTCTGTCTCGCTTTGGTAAGGTTGTCATAGAGACTCTGCATCTGATCTGTATCTGCATATCCCGTCTCTTCTCCCATCCTGATAGCTGTCTGAAACGCCTGTTCAGCCGCCTCGTACTGCCCCAGTGCTAATGAGACCCTGCCCAGCCCTGCATATGCCGCCCAGGCAGATTCCTTACCGCCAGACAAGGAGATCGCGGTCTTGTACGAGTCAACTGCTGACTGGTACCGCTTGGATCCCTCAAGTGCATACCCCATACCAAGCCAGGCATCAAATGATCGGGAATTCAACCGGATTGCCTCTTCAAACTGTCGTTTTGCATCAAGGAACGACCCACCTGCAAGAAGGGTATTACCTTTGGCTATCGATGACGAAACAGTCGGGATCTCGATATCAGTTCCAGATATGTTCCGGGGATAATAGAAATCAGGGAGAATACTGGTATCGGTACGGTCAAGCACCCAGTCCGGGGCACCGAGCCACCCCTGAGTATATCCCTCATCTGCTGATGCTAAAGGAGAAATCATAAACAAAAATACCAGGATGCAACTGAAATACAGCATTTCATCCTTCAGGAATACGGTTTTTTGGAACAAAGCATTGCTATTCATAGGCTCACCTTGGTGGCGGATGAGAAATACTTTTCACTGTCGCCTATCATCAGGAGACGGTATGATCTCAGTTCAAGACTCTGTGCATAAATTAGTTATACATCTACACCAATGAGTCAGATATCGGGGGAGAATAATGACACGAAAGAAGGCGATAATATCCTCTCAAATCATCCTGAAAAATACAATTTCAGGACGGCCGTTTCTCATCGCGGTGATCATCATAGCGATGTGGACCGTCCATGCAGCAGCCCTGCCCACGGTGATGTTCCCTCTCAAACCTTCACCAGCGACCGGGCCATACCAGGATGCTGAATTTCTTGACATTGCAAATGAGACGATCTACGGTTTGTCTAACCAGACAATACCAAATGGCACAAACCTACGTGAACTTCAGACTACCCAGCAGCAACTTGCAAAGATGAATATCAGCCCAGAACTATACCAACGTGCCAGGCAGATCAATGCATATCTTTACTACACATCAAAAGCTGGTGATGAGTACTCAAATGCGATGAATCTTGCAAGTAAGCCCTATTCTCCGGTATACAAAGATAATTCGGTCCTCATTGAAGCACGCCAGTATCAGACCGCGTCACAGGTTATATGGAACCAGATCAAAGACCTCTATCCGGGTGTGACTCCATACCGGCTTGAAACAGTGACAGGAGCGTTCTCCCCTAACGAAGATCCGAATTTCAAATGGCCGTATGATCCTGTATCACCCTATGTCAGTGGGGACCTCTGGTAATACCCGGATTTTTCCGGGCAGGCTCATTGTGAGCCTGAACATCCAGGTTCAGTGGATCGCACTCAAAAAAGTTATGTTGGTTTTTCAATCTCTGCCATCAGCCGGTCCATAACCTCGTCAATGGCTTTCCAGGTTGGTGAATCCTGTTTCTTCCCGATAAACGGATGGCCTGCATCCCCGGCTTCTCTCATCTTGATATCAAGGGGTATCTTCCCAAGGAACGGTACCTGATGCTCCTGTGCAATCCGCTCGCCTCCCCCGCTTCCAAAGAGATCGATGGTGCCATGGCAGTGAGGACAAGAAAGTCCGCTCATATTCTCGATAACTCCAAGGACCGGCATCTCAAGCATCTCAGCAAAGGTGATCGCTTTTGTTGAGTCCAGGGTTGCAACATCCTGTGGTGTTGTCACAATCACAGCTCCCCTGATGTTCGGAGCAATCTGTGCAATCGTAAGAGCCTCGTCCCCGGTACCAGGCGGGAGATCCACGATCAGGTAATCAAGACTTCCCCACCTTACCTCAGACAGGAACTGCCTGATAACCCCCATCTTGATAGCTCCCCGCCAGACAACGGGATCAGATTTTTTCTGCAGCAAAAAGGCCATTGAGATGACCTGAAGAGTTCCGGTCATCCTGACCGGGACAAGCATCTCCCCGTCACCCTGGAGCTGATGCTCTTCAAGTCTCAGCATTTTGGGAATATTCGGACCGTGAATATCAAGATCCAAAAGTCCGGTCTGTTTTCCACGGGCAGCCAGAGCATATGCAAGGTTGACTGCAACGGTAGATTTACCAACCCCACCTTTTCCTGATAGGATGAGGATTACATGTCTGACATCAATTGTCGCTTTTTCAGGGGCTTTATGAGCAGAAGCCGGGTGGGAGGCTGGAGAATGATCATCAACTTCCTGTTTTTCAGAAGACTGTGTTGGTTCAGGTGAGGCATTGGTCATGTACGGACTCCGTTACGTATACGGCAGGGATATCATCTTCAGGAAAAACTGGATGATGACCCATGGTCGTACCATAGTTATTACACATATGAGTAATAACCCATTCCCTTTGAGTCCAGGATGCTCATTATAATGTTGTTGGGTGAAAAATGATGGAAAGTACCTGAAGGTCTGATTCCGTTTCAGGAATCCGTTATAGGAACGATCTCAGCTTTGATATCAGCAGGCTGGGCATAATACATCCACGATGTCACGAGCACATCGGCACCGGCTTTTGCGTACGCTCCCGCATTGGTACCGTTCACGGAGCCTGCCGCGATTACGCAGATCTTCGGATTGATGGCACGACACTGACCAGCAGATTCAGCAAATCGGTCCAGGGGGATCTTATCCAGTTGAATAGCATCAGCCCCGGAGTTGACGACCACAAGCGCTTCCTCGATGCTATGGGCTTCGACAACAATTTTTCTCTCTTTCTGCTTCTGTCTGACCGATTTCACCACTCCGGGCAACTCAGCATACCCACCGGTAAACAATAGATGTTCACGGAAGATAAGGATGGTATCAGAAAGACCGGTGCGGTGCGGCACTCCGCCACCTGCAAGTAGTGCTTTTAATGCCATTTTTTTTACAAATGGCGGGTGTTTCCGTGTCCCGGCAACTGAAGCTGACGGATTTTCAGCCTGAACAGATCTGACCAGTTCTCGTGTACGCCCGGCAATACCTGACGCAAATTCAATCATGGCACCCCCGGTCCGCCAGATCAGATGGATGGCTCTTGCATCGCCTATAGCCTCAATCAGTGTGTCGTCGGGTTGCAGGCTCGTCCCCGAAGGAACGACATACCTGACATCAAGCCCGACTTTTTTGTACAGACGTTCTGCTTCTTCGGTGCAGCAGGCAATCATCTCGTTTCTGGCAGTAAGCGTAATTGAACCCTTCTTCCCGGACAGGCCCAACAATATCGTTGTCATATCCCCTGCCGGAACATCGTCCTCAATCAGTCGATCAATGTCACTTTCAGTAAAATATATCATAATAATTCCTTTAACGTTTGAATATAAGTAACCAGACAAACTCCTTTCAGAACATATTCAGAACGTGTATACACTCC
This window encodes:
- a CDS encoding energy-coupling factor ABC transporter permease; this encodes MHIMEGFLPWQWCLVWWIIAIPFLVLGVIQLRSMIKKDRDNLPLLGVCGAFIFILSALKLPSVTGSCSHPTGTGLSTMCFGVFITSIIGAIVLLFQSLFLAHGGLSTMGANMVSMAIGGPIAGYALYRILKDTSVNIYVTVFIVSAVADLVTYIITSLELALAYPAAAGGVAASFGAFFAIFAVTQIPLSIVEGCVLALVFKYIVSLKPDILIRLNVFSEEQIAQAQKQDATSVQTGV
- a CDS encoding serine/threonine-protein kinase gives rise to the protein MKTTIFPADPELHRRTGVKSLILQVLSLLLAGSYLVLILLLVSAPDRRYGGMGGPMGGVNAGMGGSTVSLPLIYLLFFLLIIVHLASLYRSRLHWHLIMAVGLGMIISSTLTLGLFFFVRQYSNLLQSVYPVPSLVSISLILSFLLGVYGVTEPVRKRHLMEPDKKDGSGSSFPLPADRYRNVRLLTEGGIGMIWYAERISDDLPVVVKVPRRDDEQTGMSFMQEISVWKDLEHPHIAQVLSTNILPVPYIEIEYLPATLADLEKPLPVPQALQIITSLVSALIYAHDRGVAHCDIKPSNILLTQDNVPRLTDWGLARSGSSRWSVSGFSPRYAAPEQNLPNPGCGYGTDIWQIGMVFTELLTGRAEFPLGSEPVFLQREGAEILPVLQRCLASDPHDRYRSAKALMEDLNAILSRS
- a CDS encoding cobalt transport protein CbiN, which gives rise to MITNYKLEIITLIVVLGFIAVFLSVSSGGEHEFSGSDDVGSEMISELTGNPVESYKPLIPQYEPPSGEIEATLFALQCAFGALVLGIIFGYWLGQRKNSPIT
- a CDS encoding tetratricopeptide repeat protein produces the protein MISPLASADEGYTQGWLGAPDWVLDRTDTSILPDFYYPRNISGTDIEIPTVSSSIAKGNTLLAGGSFLDAKRQFEEAIRLNSRSFDAWLGMGYALEGSKRYQSAVDSYKTAISLSGGKESAWAAYAGLGRVSLALGQYEAAEQAFQTAIRMGEETGYADTDQMQSLYDNLTKARQKMGNEFGTVFARNSEDTIT
- a CDS encoding 4Fe-4S binding protein, producing the protein MVVSFIPQQVGLAYALIAIPVIIYLYRSGRFTAPVQMILLVLSTLFGFLVFAPVAPYQFQQVLLGEVRQLGMPLSAVLFFLILFIAVTILAGRVYCSSVCPIGAIQELLSKAPVPKLSLPYKRAVLGVHLIIGGIFAGYALLLSTCLFKCMGIRSFFFLDLSSEWFWLFAVLMALGLFVYRPFCRFICPYGLILTAGSYLSLYRLSRTDACIECGKCEQVCPTQEAFRNSTKSECFLCGRCTTVCPVSGALVYANHRKSEEYR
- a CDS encoding HAMP domain-containing sensor histidine kinase gives rise to the protein MPVQNDEFCQCLVVKSKGFSLAIFIAFAIILEFIVHYTLQISIVYTHLFYLIIIIAAIWFQRKAVLIAIFFGLLHIGVTYLVLGYISADSVFRACILCMIAYIVGSLVRCLNEYREEEVLEKEELKKTQDAYQTANKKLNILSSITRHDILNQLTALLGYQEIAREMCSDASLLEIMKKEQHAADAIRRQIEFTRHYQDIGIRSPVWHNISEVVQKIRSTFQYESISIDIAGISSPPIEIYADPLFPLICENLIDNSIRHGEHVTKILFSSEQTGFELILIYQDNGVGISPDEKAKIFNRGFGKHTGMGLFLTQEILAITDLSIRETGEQGKGVRFEIFVPAGSFRFVNSEKNPTTIPDQG
- a CDS encoding FHA domain-containing protein — protein: MNDISSDNSHDRTILSGSDPEFIAELSEYLDVLASPVRLQMLSFMGTRPRTVRQVAHEISTSYENTKKHLTRLLSLGLIRKEIGVSDDPSNHGQPVFYYSLIPGGLDQATRNLALFTSVSGSGLSGLSDRIETAKKGLIDIMPGKGPSLSLTNGPDSGRRYELKSEMYRIGRSEEGEEVLVTEPVIILGDEYRSVSRASRPHAWLRKKSGVWTIEDGNSKGGTYVNGKPVPHEPVPLTNEDLIELSPGSLGASFLYLSGKP
- the modD gene encoding ModD protein, producing the protein MIYFTESDIDRLIEDDVPAGDMTTILLGLSGKKGSITLTARNEMIACCTEEAERLYKKVGLDVRYVVPSGTSLQPDDTLIEAIGDARAIHLIWRTGGAMIEFASGIAGRTRELVRSVQAENPSASVAGTRKHPPFVKKMALKALLAGGGVPHRTGLSDTILIFREHLLFTGGYAELPGVVKSVRQKQKERKIVVEAHSIEEALVVVNSGADAIQLDKIPLDRFAESAGQCRAINPKICVIAAGSVNGTNAGAYAKAGADVLVTSWMYYAQPADIKAEIVPITDS
- a CDS encoding PAS domain S-box protein is translated as MVLLQALVRVFIFILIAAVITILSQMNKEGQEQLQKKEALFRGVFDTMPSGSAIYGVTAAGASDADYLIKDINSTALGYEQREKSDVIGRTLTDDHLVIHDSNLVPRLLETQKSTRPVSYQAEVRRGDGTVGYYDTCLFRLPIGEVVSIYTDVTDKRLMEEELKASEEKFRLAMEATSDGLWDWNMLTGVVYFSPAFASILDEDHIEPVYESWESRIHPADKERTLASLNEHISGKTSHWRIETRLKRSDESWKWVMDRGSVVAWDETGRPARMIGSIVDISEQKRIEEVIRIERDRAEQYLNIAEVMIVALSHDGTVVLINRKGAEMLGGSVDDIIGQDWFDSFVPPDMRESVRETFISLMDGADEMYSSSENEIITRGGKRILISWVNTIIKTPVGQIIGTLSSGEDLTMRKELEKETTSLLD
- a CDS encoding Mrp/NBP35 family ATP-binding protein, which encodes MTNASPEPTQSSEKQEVDDHSPASHPASAHKAPEKATIDVRHVILILSGKGGVGKSTVAVNLAYALAARGKQTGLLDLDIHGPNIPKMLRLEEHQLQGDGEMLVPVRMTGTLQVISMAFLLQKKSDPVVWRGAIKMGVIRQFLSEVRWGSLDYLIVDLPPGTGDEALTIAQIAPNIRGAVIVTTPQDVATLDSTKAITFAEMLEMPVLGVIENMSGLSCPHCHGTIDLFGSGGGERIAQEHQVPFLGKIPLDIKMREAGDAGHPFIGKKQDSPTWKAIDEVMDRLMAEIEKPT